The Cyanobium sp. ATX 6F1 genome segment CACGATCAACGGCCACTCCGTGCTGCAGAACACGGCCCTGAGCGCCAGCGGCGCCAACGGCGGCTCGGTCACGATCGCCGCCGCGGGTTCGGTGGTGAGTGGGGCGCCGATCGAGGCCAAAGGCGGCAGCGGCGCCGGCGGCAGCCTTTCCATCACCGCTGGCCAGGCGGTGGTGCAGAGCGCCGGCGCACTGCTCGACGTCAGCGGCGCCAGTGCTGGCGGCTCGATCAGCGTGCAGGCGGGCAAGAGCCTGTTCACATCAAGCACCGCCTCAGCCCTGGGCACGGGCGCTGGCGCCAAGGGCGGCACGATCGAATTCAGCGCCCCTACAGTGCATTTGGCGGCGGCCCAGCTCGATGCCAGCGGCAGCGGCGGTGGCGGGGCCGTGCGCGTGGGCGGCGGCTTCCAGGGCCAAGCGCTGAGCCTGGGCGGCGCCAACGCCAGCAGCACCACGGTGACCGCCGCCAGCAGCCTCAAGGCCGATGCCACGGATCTGGGCAACGGCGGCCAGGTGGTGGTCTGGTCGGAGCAGAGCACCAGCTTCCGCGGCTCGGTGAGCGCCAAGGGCGGCCCCAATGGCGGCGACGGCGGCGTGCTGGAGGTCTCCGGCAAGGAACAGCTCCTGTTCGGAGGCATGGGCGATGCTTCGGCGCCCAAGGGCACGCCGGGCAGCCTGCTGCTCGATCCGAAGAACATCGTGATCGCGGCCGATGCCATTGGCTACGACGTCACCCAGCTGGTGGACCCCAACCCCGGAATCAGCGACAACTTCGCCCAGGAGGTGACGGTGCTCAGTAGCGGCAACATCGTCGCTACCGATCCCTTCGACGATGCCTTCGGCATCGATGCCGGCGCCACCTACCTGTTCAACGGCAGCACGGGGGCCTTGCTCTCCACCCTCTCAGGAACGCTCCCCAACAACCAGGTGGGCAGCGGCGGCGTCACCGCGCTCACCAACGGCAACTATCTGATCTACAGCCCCCTGTGGACGGGCAACTCGCTGACTAGCCAACTGGGTGCCGTCACCTGGGGCAGCGGCACGAGCGGGATCATTGGAGCCGTGTCCAGCTCCAACTCGTTGGTGGGCAGCCAGGCCTTTGATCAGGTGGGCATTGGCCGCATCACGGAGGTGGGCAGCGGCAACTACGTGGTGCGCAGCTACAGGTGGGCCAACGGGACGGCCACGAATGCCGGTGCTGTGACCTGGGGCAGCGGCACCAGCGGCATCAGCGGTGTGGTCAGTGCGGCCAACTCGCTTGTGGGCTCGGCCACCGGTGATCTCGTGGGCAGCGGTGATCTGGCCGTACTGAGCAACGGCAACTACGTGGTGGCCAGCCCGCAATGGGGGAATACGGGCTCTGGTGCACTGGGTGCCGTCACCTGGGGCAGTGGCTCTAGCGGAATCATTGGAGCCGTGAGCAGCACCAACTCGCTGGTGGGTAGCTCCTTCGGTGACGAGATGGGGAGTGGCGGGGTGATCGCTCTGACCAACGGCAATTACGTCGTCATCAGTCCGAATTACACAATACCCGCTCCTCTTATTACAACTGCTTTTTTCCCGTCAAAACCCCGTGCGGGTTCAGTCGCCCAGTTTGATGGATCTACCGGTTTAATTTTTTCAGGCCTCGTCGGCAGCCAAGCCGAGGACCAGGTGGGCAGCGGCGGCATCACCGAGCTCAGCAATGGCAACTACGTCGTTGCAAGCCCCAAGTGGGCCAACTCAGCAGGTAGCAGCCTCGGTGCTGTGACTTGGGTCGACCCGCTGGCGGGTGGAAATCAATCTGTGAATAGCAGCAACTCCCTGATTGGAAGCAGCTTTGGAGATTCCGTGGGCAGTGGCGGCGTCACCGCTGTCAACAACGGCAACTATGTGATCAGCAGTCCCGATTGGGACAACAGCGGTGTCTTCAACGCTGGCGCCGTTACCTGGGTCAATGGCAGTAGCGCGGCTAGCGGAACACCGAGTTCAGCCAATTCCCTGGTAGGGAGTTCCCCGAACGACCGGGTCGGCGGTTCCGGCATCACGGTTCTGACGAATGGCAACTACGTCGTGGAAAGCTCCAGCTGGAGCGGAAGCACCCTGACCAGTCAACTGGGAGCCGTCACCTGGGGCAGTGGCACGACCGGCATCAGTGGTGTTGTCAGCTCTGGGAACTCCCTCGTTGGAAGTACCATCTTCGACATCGTAGGCAATGCCGGCATAACGACCCTGACCAACGGCAACTACGTGGTGGCCAGTTCCTTCTGGGACAACGGCACCGCTATGGATGCCGGAGCGGTCACATGGGGCAATGGCAGCCTCGGGAGCAGCGGTGTGGTGAGTGGCATCAACTCACTGGTGGGCACCAGTACCAACGATGCCGTGGGCTCTGACGGGGTGACCGCCCTGATCAACAACGGCAACTACGTGGTAGCCAGTTCCTCCTGGGACAATGGCACCAATGTGAACGCCGGAGCGGTCACCTGGGCCAATGGCAGCAGCGGCATCACTGGTGCGGTGAGCAGCAGCAATTCCTTGGTGGGAAGTACCAGTGCTGATCAAGTCGGCATTGGAGGCATCACGGCTCTCGCCAATGGCAACTTCGTGGTAAGCAGCTTCTACTGGAGCAACACTGCAGCCAGCAGTTCCCCCTCCTCCGAAGGAGCGGTGACGTGGGGCAACGGCAACAGCGGCATCACAGGTGTGGTGACAAGCAGCAATTCACTCGTAGGCCTACAGGCGAATGGCTACTACGGCAGGGTTTCTATCTGCTCGGATGGCTGCTTCTACATCTCAGGCATCAGTGCGCTGAGCGGTGACCGGTTCGTGATCAACAGCAACTCCTACGGCACCGGCGAAGGACTGCTGCAGATCGCTACGGCCAATGCCCTCACCAATCCCTTCAACTTCTCCAATTCCCCAGGCAGTGATGTCGGGATCAGCCCCGCCCTGATCACCGCCACGGCCAACACCGGCACCGCCGTGGTGCTGCAGGCCAACAATGACATCACGCTCAGGCCAGGCTCGGACATCGTCATCGACAACCCTGGCGGAACGAGTGGATCGGCCCCCGGTGGCAACCTCACCCTCCAGGCCGGGCGCTCGATTGATCTGCAATCCAGCATCAGAACTGATGGTGCCAACCTCACCCTCATCGCCAACGATCCCGCCGCCATTTCCACCTTCCGCGATGCCGGCCTGGCGACGGTCACCATGGCGGCGGGAACCAGCATCGACCTCAACACCAACACCGCCGGTGCCGCTGCCGGTGCGTTGTATCTGAGCCAGTTTTCCTCCACCCTGGGAGTGCCACCATCGGCTGGGGTGGTCAGCCTGACGGACATCACCGCGGGCCTGATCACCGTGGATGCCCGGGATGGGCTCAGCCTCAACGGTACCTTGAATGCGCTCAGTAACAGTCCACTGACTGGCTTGCCCAATGCGGGCCGGTCGCTGGTGCTCTATGCCGGCGCAGGCTCGTTCCTGAACCCTGGCGGTTCAAGTGCCCTCAACTCACCCAACGGTTGGCTTGTCTATGCGGATTCGCGCTCTACGGATGCCAACTTGCTCAACTACGACTTCAAGCAATACGGCAAAACCTTCGACGACACCACACCGATTGCAGCCGCCGGCAAAGGAGTGATCTACGGATTCACCCCCGCCCCACTCACGGTCAGCTTGGTGAATGCCTCCACCAAGAACTACGACAGCAACGTGGATGCCCCGATCAGTGCAGGCAACTATCTCGTCAGTGGGGCGATCGATGGCGACACCGTTCAACTCAATAACCCCGTGCTTGGCGCATACACAACCGCCGGCACCGGTGTGGGCGTAAAGGATGTCGGCACAGGCAAAACCGTCTCCGTCGCTGGTGTCGCCCTTGCACCCACCCAGATCGTTTACGGCTACTCGCTGGCCAGCTCAACGGCTACGGGAGTGATCGGGGGAATTACAGCCAGACCATTGACGGCCACGTCGATTAACTCAGGCAACTCGACCTATGGATCGCCCCTGAGTCCTGGTGCCGTCAACCTATCGAACATTGTCGGAACTGAACTGGTCACGGCTTCCGCCTCCGTCAACACAGGCGCCCTCAGCACAAGCGGCAACCCCATCTTTGGTGCCTACACACAGTCCGCCAGCGCAACACTCTCTGGCGCTGATGCCAATAACTACTCCTTCTCTGGTTTCACAACAACAACGCCCAACTACAACATCAACAAGCTCGCGCTCTCAGGCGCTGCCATTGCCGCGAGCAGCTCCATCTACGGCTCGGCGCTCGTTCCAGGCGCCGTCAGCTTCTCCAACATCGTCGGCCTTGATGCCGTCGGCTCCAGCGCCTTCGTCAATACAGCCGCCCTCAGCATCAGCAATAACCCCGTCTTTGGCTCCTACACCCAGAGCGCCTCTGCCCTCTCCGGCGCTGATGCCGCTAACTATTCCTTCTTGGGCTTCACAACAGCCACTCCCAATTACTCCATCAGCAAGCTCGCCCTCGCAGGGCCGGCCATCGCCGCTGGAACATCCATCTACGGCTCCGCCCTCGCTCCAGGTGTCGTCAGCTTCTCCAACATCGTCGGCCTTGATGCCGTCGGATCCAGCGCCGCCGTCAATACCTCAACTCTCAGCACAAGCGGCAACCCCATCTTTGGTGCCTACACACAGAGCGCCAGCGCCACACTCTCTGGCGCTGATGCCGCCAACTACTCCTTCTCTGGCTTCACAACAGCCACGCCCAACTACAACATCAACAAGCTCGCTCTCTCAGGCGCTGCCATTGCCGCGAGCAGCTCCATCTACGGCTCGGCGCTCGTTCCAGGCGCCGTCAGCTTCTCCAACATCATTGGCCTTGATGCCGTCGGATCCAGCGCCGCCGTCAATACCTCAACTCTCAGCACAAGCGGCAACCCCATCTTTGGCGCCTACACACAGTCCGCCAGCGCAACACTCTCTGGAGCTGATGCCAATAACTACTCCTTCTCTGGTTTCACAACAACAACGCCCAACTACAACATCAACAAGCTCGCTCTCTCAGGCGCTGCCATTGCCGCGAGCAGCTCCATCTACGGCTCGGCGCTCGCTCCAGGTGCCGTAAGCTTCTCCAACATCATTGGCCTTGATGCCGTCGGATCCAGCGCCGCCGTCAATACCTCAACTCTCAGCACAAGCGGCAACCCCATCTTTGGCGCCTACACACAGTCCGCCAGCGCAACACTCTCTGGAGCTGATACTAATAACTACTCCTTCTCTGGTTTCGCAACAACAACGCCCAACTACAACATCAACCAACTCGCCCTTTCCGGCGCCTCAGTAATCGCCGAGAACAAGGTGTACAACGGCAGAACCGCGGCCACCCTGTCTGATACCAGCCTTGGCGGACGGTTGCCCGGTGACGTCGTAGTACTCAATAGTGGCGCCTCGACCTTCTCCGATCCCAACGTCGGCACAGGAAAGACCGTCACGGTGTCTGGTGCGGGGATCTCCGGCACCGATGCCGCCAACTACAGCCTCACCAGCGTTCCTACCACCCTCAGCGCCGACATCAGCATCCGCCCCGTCGCCACCTGGGTCGCCAGCACGGCGGGGAACTGGAGTGATTCAGCCAACTGGGATGCCCTGCCCAGCGCCGCCAATGTGGCGTCCGTGAGGATCCCCGTCGGCAGCGGCGCTCTCACCTACGACGCCGCCGCCGGCAGCACCACCCTGCAAAGCCTCTTCAACGACCAGAGCCTCAACCTCACTGGTGGCTCCCTGGCGGTGAGTGGTGCCACCACCGTGGGCACCGGCGCCAGCCTGGGCCTCAACGGCGGCAGCTTCTCCACCGCCTCGCTGCTCAACCGGGGGCTGGTGAATGGCAGCGGGCCGCTGGCGCTCAACGGGAGCTACACCGAGAGCGGCGGCAGCCTCGGAACGGGCTTCTCCAGCGTCTCGATCACCCAGACCAGTGGCGACCTCAACCTCAGGGGGGTCGGCGCCGTTGGGCCGGTGACCCTCAGCAGCCTGGCCGGTGGCCTCAATCTCAGCGGTGCGGTGAGTTCGGCCGGCGGCACGATCAGCCTCAGTGCCAGCGGCGCCACTCAGCTTGCCGCCGGCTCCTCGCTCACCAGTCCCGGCGCTCTGATCTCCGTCAACAGCAGCGGTCCCCTGTCCCTACTCAGCGCCCGCATCGATGCCAGCGGCGCCAGTGCCGGCGGCACCGTGCAGCTCGATGGCAGCAGCATCAGCCTCGCCAGCACCAGCTTGAACACCTCCGGTACCAACGATGGCGGTGCGATTCAGATCGGCCTCAAGGCCCTGCCCAGCAACGTCACCATCAGCAACTCCAGCCTGATCGCCGATCCACCGGCCCTTGGCGGATCGATCACCATCGACGGCGTCAACATCGCGATCAGTGGCTCCACCCTCAACGTCTTTGGACTCAGTGGCGGCTCGATCGTGCTGGGCTCAGGCAACACCGCCACCTTGAGCCTCGATGCCTTCACTTCGCTCGTAGGGGGCAGCGGCGCCTCCTTCAATCTTTTCGGCGGCTCGATCCTCAACAACGCCAGCATCGTGGGCGGCAAACTTTTCGTGAACGGGGTGGCCGTGGGCAGCTCCGCGCCCCTCACCAGCACAACCATCCCCCTGCTCGTCACCTTCCTCCAGACGATTGATCCGATTCAACCCGGCCTGATCGATTCCACCACCGACTACTCCGACCCTGGTTCTCCACTCGTGACCCAATGGGAACGACTGGGCATCGATCCACTCACCATCACCCTTACCCAGTCCCTGTTCCTTTTCTCTGATGCCTTCTTGTATCAAGACGAGGCGATCACTCCTATCTGGGATTGGGCACGCTTGGATCTATTCAATGAACGTTCTCAACGATCTCTCTACGACATCACCCTTACGGTCGATCGTGACCTGGATCGTCTCGGAACCTCCTTCCAGCAAGATTCCTTGGTCTACATCATGCTTTTGCGCGAAGCGACCGGTGCAGCACCAGGAGTTACCACTGCTGAGATCAAGGTACCGTCAGGTGGCACCGGCCTCGATGAAACAGCTTTCTATCTGAAACTCGAGCAACAGCTGTATCCCTCCCAGGCCTTCGCCGGCCGTTGGCCCGAAGGCTCGCTGCTGAGCCTGTCGGCCAATGCATTCGGTCTGTTTGATCGGGCTGTGCAACAACTCACCCCCCTTCAGGTGCAGGATCAGTTCAACGCCGATGAGCAGCGGGCGATGGAAGAAACCGCCGCTAAGTTGGGTCTCGATCCCACCGACGGCCAAACCGTGCCGACCCCCTCCCAGTTGCAGCAAAGTTTGCGCGACGTGATCCAAGCGGTCCGAGGAAGGATTCGAGCAGGCCAACCATGAACCACCCCAACTCCCACCGACCAAGCCGTTCCCTGGCCGTCTCGCTGCCGTTGCTGCTGGGCTTAGCCCTGGCGACCCCAGCGGCGCAGGCGACGCCGCCAGGCGCCGCTGCACAGCTGCTGGCCCGTTCATCCGAGAGCACCTCCCCCTTCAACTCGGCCCTGTACAACCCGGCGATCCTGCGCATCGGCTTCAGCGAAGCCAAGGGGAAAACCGCCAGTCCCCAGGCGGATGCCTTCCTCGATCTGACCTTGATTCCACCGGATGGAGAGGTGCAGGGCTCCCGCAGTGAGGTGTCACTCAAGCGCTTCAACGAGCTGCTGCGCAAGCTCTACGGCCAACTGGCGAGTCAATCGCCGCTGGATGTCAACGATCCGAACTCACCGGCTCGGCAGCTGTATTCGATTCTGATCCAGCCGATTGCCGCGCAGCTGCAAAAGCAAAAGATCACCACGCTGCTGATCTCCGCCGATGCGGGGCTGCAGGCTGTGCCCTATGCCTCCCTCCACGACGGCCAGAGCTACCTGGGTGAGCGCTATGGCCTTGGCATGACGCCGGCCCTGGGGCTCACCAAACTGGCAGTGCTGCCCGAGAAAGCCCAACCGCAACTGCTGGCGGCCGGGGCCTCCGAGTTCGTGGGCCTCAATGCCCTGCCTCTGGTGCCCCAGGAGCTCGACCGGGTGGGCAAGGGCAAGGCGAACCAGAGCTTCCTCAACAGAAGCTTTACGCCCCAAGTGCTGCTCCAGAAGGCGGGCGATCCACTGATCGATCGGGTGCACATCGCCACCCACGCTGAATTCCTGCCCGGCGGGCCAGCGGCAGCTCGCCTCTACTCAGGCACCGGTCCGATGTCCCTGCGTCAGTTATCCCAGCTGCGCCAACGCCGCGGCGAGGGTCAGCTGGATGTGTTCAGCCTCAGCGCCTGCCGCACCGCCCTCGGCGATGCCGACAGCGAACTGGGTTTCGCGGGGTTGGCGCTCCAGGCGGGATCCCGCAGTGCGCTCGGCAGCCTCTGGTACGTCGACGATGTGGCCACATCGGCGCTGTTCGTGCAGTTCTACCGCTACCTGGACCAGGGCCTTCCCAAGGCCGAGGCGCTGCAATTCACCCGGCGCGCCATGGCGAACGGCCGGATGCGCCTGGTGCGCGATCAGGTGATCGGGGCCGGGGGCGATGTGCTCCTCTCCAAACTGACCACGTCCCAGCAACGTCGCATCAGCACAGGTCTGCAGCACCCCTTCTTCTGGGCGGGCATCCAGTTGCTGGGAACGCCTTGGTAAACGCAGCCGGCCCGCAGCTCAGGCCAACAAGACGCCAACAAAAAACCCCCGGCCAAGGGCCGGAGGGTTGACGTGAGGGCGCCGATTGACGACCTCTGAAGTTGGTGGCGGGGAGGAGATTTGAACTCCTGACCTTCGGGTTATGAGCCCGACGAGCTACCAGACTGCTCTACCCCGCGTCGCCTCAAAGATCGTATCCCTCAGGGGTACCCTTCGGCAATCAACTGAGCCAACGGCATGGCCCGCTACTTCCAGTACGTGCGGTTCCCCCTGCTGTGTTGCCTGATCGGCCTGGGGGCCGTGCTGGTCTCCCGCGGCCTCACCGCCGCCTGGCTCACCCTGGTGCTGCTGGCCCTGGAGATCAGCCTCTCCTTCGACAACGCCGTGGTCAACGCGCGGGTGCTGGAAGAGCTCACCCCCGGCCAGCAGCGTTTCTTCCTCACCTGGGGGCTGGTGATCCCGGTGTTCGGCGTGCGCTTCATGGGTCCGCTGCTACTGGTGGCGTTGGCGGGTGGCGTGGGCCTGGGGGAGGCCTTCGATGCCGCCATGCATCATCCCGACCACTACCGTGAGCTGCTGGAGCTGGCCGAACCACGGATCCTGGCCTTCGGCGGGATGTTCCTGCTGATGGTGTTCCTGCGCTACTTCTTCGATGAGGCCAAGACTCTGCACTGGGTCCAGCGGCTGGAGGCCAGGCTGGCCCAGGCAGGGCGGATCGAATCACTGGAGGTGGCCCTGGCCCTGACGGTGCTGCTGGCCGTGGCCCTGGCCCTCCCCAGGGAGCTGCGCGGCGATGTGCTGATCAGCGGCCTGGTGGGCCTGGTGCTGCAGATCCTCAGCACCTCCCTGGCCCAGTTCTTCGGCGGCGACGAGGCGGCCATGGGACGGCTGGCCGCCCATGGCGGTGTGGCCAGCCTGATCTACCTGGAGCTGCTGGATGCCTCCTTCAGCCTCGATGGCACGATCGGCGCCTTCGCGATCACCAACCAGCTACCCCTGATCCTCACCGGCCTGGGCCTCGGCGCCCTGTTCATCCGCTCGCTCACGGTGCTGCTCACGCGCGAGCGCGCCCTGGACCGGCTGATCTACCTCGAGCACGGCGCCCACTACGCCATCGGCGCCCTGGGCTTTTTGATGCTGGCGGGGGTGGTGATCGCCCGCTGGGGCCTGCATGTGCCCGAATGGCTCAGCGGCCTGATCGGGGTCGTGTTGCTGGCGCTGTCCCTGTGGGATTCCCTGCGCCAGGCCCGCTCCTAGCGGCTCGCGGCGGCGTCGAAGCGCAGCTCCCCCACCACCTCCAGGCGCACGGCCTCGCCGGGCACCAGAAAACGCTGCTCCAGCTCCTCCAGGCTCAGCGGGGTGAGCCAGTCGAGCTGGCGCAGCACATGCAGCGCCACGGCGTGCTTCGCGCGGCTGGCCCCATCGATCACCTTGATCGCGACCCCCATGCCCTCACCGACGCGGCTGAGGCATTGGATGCCCTCGGCGCCACCCTTGCTCACCACCTGGCCGTGGCCGCGGCGCATCAGTTCGGTGTCGAAACGGCCCTCACCGGCGATGAGCTCGGGGTGGGCGAGCATCGCCCGGCTGAGGCGTTCCAGGTCGGCCTGCTCGGAGGCCCCCAGATGAGCAAAAAGTAGGGCCATCTGGGCCAGCTGCAGTTGCAGGGTGGGGGCGCCGCAGTCGTCGCGGGCGGTCACCAGCTCAGCGCCGGGCATGCCCAACAGTTCGCCCACCCGCTTGAGCAGCTGCTGCTGCAAGGGGTGCTCCACCTGCAGGTAGCTCTCCAGGGGCCAGTGCAGCCGCCGGCAGGCGGCCAGGAACGCGGCGTGCTTGCCGGAGCAGTTGTGCTCCAGGGGGCTGGTGCCGCCGGGGGGGATCGGGCACTGCAGCTGCTCCGTCTCCAGATCGGCGCTCCAGAGCAGCTTGAAGGCTTCGCGGGCGTGGGCAGGGGTGCCCGCATGGGAGGCGCAGGCGATCGCCAGGCCGCGATCATCGGCGCCGGCCCCATCGGCGGCGCCACTGCCCACATAGACCTGCGCCTGGAACGGCTTGAGCGCCGAGCGCACAAAGCTCAGCAGCTGGGGATCTCCGGCGCGCATCAGCACCCGGCCGCGCTGGTCGCAGACCACCGCATGGGCCCGGTGCACCGATTCGACGATGCCGCTGCGCAGCACACGCACCTCCAGAGGAGGGACGCCGGAGCGCTGGGGAGTTCCGAAGCTGGAGGACAGGGTCATCGGCGCGGCGTGGGGGATGACCCCCGATCGAACCGGAAGCCTCTCAGAAAGCCTGACAGAGGCCGGTGCCGAGCAGCAGCAGCAACGCCAGCACCGCCAGGGCCAGCTCCAGCCGGCGCATCACCGGAGCCACCTGGTGGCGGGCCACCAGCAGATCCCGCTGGCGCCAGGCCAGGGGTTTCTCCCACTCCTGGCCGTCGTACCAACCGGATTCCTCGTAGGCGATCCGCTCGCTGCGCAGGCGCAGCAACAGGTGCCGCCAGCCCAGCCACTGGCGCACCAGCAGGGCGAGGGGCATCAGCACGGCGCCCAGGGCGGCGATGGCCGTCAGGCGCAGGGGATCCTGGCGCAGGGCCCAGCTGCCGCTGGTCACCAGCAGGGTGAGCGGCAGGGCGGCCCACCAGCTCACCAGCAGCGGCCGCAGCAGGGAGCGGGAGCTGGTGGCGGGCCAGCGGAAGAACCAGGAACGGCAGAACTGGTCGTACTCCTCCAGCGGTCGCTGCTCCGGTGGCACCGGGCAGAGATCATCGATGAGGATGTTTTCGGCCACAGAGCCCTCAGCCCGGAAGGGCGCCCTCGGGGTTCACGCTGGCCGAGCTCAAGCTGGCGGTGCTCACGAAGGGCACCTTCTCCCCATGGCCCCAGAAGGCCTCCAGGTCGTAGTAGCTGCGCTCCGACGGGGTGAGCACGTGCACGATCAGCTCGCCGTAATCCAGCAGAAGCCAGCGCCCCTCGGTCTGACCCTCCTTGCGCAGGGGCAGGCGGCCGGCCTCGGTTTCGAGGCGATCCTCCACCGAGCGGGCGATCGCCCGCACCTGCACATCCGACAGCCCGCTGGCGATCACGAACCAGTCGGCCAGGGAAGACACCTCGTCCACCCGGATCAGCAGGATGTCGACGGCCTTGCGGTCATCACAGGCTTCCGCCGCCAGCTGGGCCAGCTCCCGGCTATCCATAGACGTTCTCGCTGGTGACCGACTGGCGGCTTCCCTGCTGCTGGGCCATCTCGGCGCGGGCCTTGCCGGCGCTCTTGCGCAGGGCCTCGAGGCGATCTTCATAGAAGGCCCGCTTCTTCTTCTTGCGGCTCTGCTCCACCAGCTCCTTGAGGGCGCCCCCCAGGCTCTTGTAGGCATTGGGCAAGGTGTAACCAAAACGGGTGGCCAGATCGATCGCCCGCTCGTCGGCACCGATGGCGTCCGCCAGGCGCTTTTCGGAATTGTTCTTGAGATACAGGCGGTAACCGGCGAAGCCTGAAAGCCCCGCCGCCAGCACCAGCAGCAGGCCGTCCTGGACCCAGAGCTCGCCGATCGCCCCCCCCAGGCCGA includes the following:
- the rsfS gene encoding ribosome silencing factor, translating into MDSRELAQLAAEACDDRKAVDILLIRVDEVSSLADWFVIASGLSDVQVRAIARSVEDRLETEAGRLPLRKEGQTEGRWLLLDYGELIVHVLTPSERSYYDLEAFWGHGEKVPFVSTASLSSASVNPEGALPG
- a CDS encoding DUF3318 domain-containing protein, with the translated sequence MSELQRLKGLLPPEMQSWVFVEAAAAADPPLITIEEIGRDEVEIQVDLEKWDQLALDHRNLLFWHEVGRVQNDAVPRDGWEMAALAIGLGGAIGELWVQDGLLLVLAAGLSGFAGYRLYLKNNSEKRLADAIGADERAIDLATRFGYTLPNAYKSLGGALKELVEQSRKKKKRAFYEDRLEALRKSAGKARAEMAQQQGSRQSVTSENVYG
- a CDS encoding asparaginase: MTLSSSFGTPQRSGVPPLEVRVLRSGIVESVHRAHAVVCDQRGRVLMRAGDPQLLSFVRSALKPFQAQVYVGSGAADGAGADDRGLAIACASHAGTPAHAREAFKLLWSADLETEQLQCPIPPGGTSPLEHNCSGKHAAFLAACRRLHWPLESYLQVEHPLQQQLLKRVGELLGMPGAELVTARDDCGAPTLQLQLAQMALLFAHLGASEQADLERLSRAMLAHPELIAGEGRFDTELMRRGHGQVVSKGGAEGIQCLSRVGEGMGVAIKVIDGASRAKHAVALHVLRQLDWLTPLSLEELEQRFLVPGEAVRLEVVGELRFDAAASR
- a CDS encoding CGLD27 family protein, giving the protein MAENILIDDLCPVPPEQRPLEEYDQFCRSWFFRWPATSSRSLLRPLLVSWWAALPLTLLVTSGSWALRQDPLRLTAIAALGAVLMPLALLVRQWLGWRHLLLRLRSERIAYEESGWYDGQEWEKPLAWRQRDLLVARHQVAPVMRRLELALAVLALLLLLGTGLCQAF